In Brienomyrus brachyistius isolate T26 chromosome 19, BBRACH_0.4, whole genome shotgun sequence, one DNA window encodes the following:
- the LOC125714554 gene encoding galactocerebrosidase-like isoform X1 translates to MFASRNGFVQFCTWMCLCLRLSGADDYVLDDKVGLGRRFDGIGGLSGGGATTRLLVNYAEPYRSQILDYLFKPNFGASLDIIKVEIGGDAQTTDGTEPSHMHNENDENYFRGYEWWLMKEAKNRNPNITLVGLPWAFPGWVGHGTNWPYDYPDITAYYVVSWIIGAKQYHDLDIDYIGIWNERKFNSNYIKLLRYTLDKSGLENVKIVANDNLWQPISTTVLLDQELSKAVEVLGAHYPGTITVKEALLTGKPLWASEDYSTFNDDIGGGCWARILNQNYINGKMTATISWNLIASYYEDLSFGRDGLMTAEEPWSGNYVVESPIWITAHTTQFTDPGWMYLQTVGHLAQGGSYVALTDGQGNLTIVIETMSHNHSQCIRPPLPAFNVSAQTARFQLKGSFGSVTSLQVWHSKFDFSTQNSTFFKKLEPTQLVNGSFTLDLDVDEVYTLTTITTGQKGVYPPPPPTAPFPKVYKDDFKVRNPPFSEAPNFADQTGVFEYFINLTDPGPHVFTLRQVVTQRPVTWASDADQTISVIGDHSWQNLTVTCDIFIETVKTGGVFIAARVDQGGEAVRNTKGVFFWVFADGTYKVTNDIAGKSVLAEGQSGTQAGVWHTLSLTVKGDFASGMLNGYPLWKSAVVLQPKNGWAAIGTSTFELAQFDNFEIQAE, encoded by the exons ATGTTTGCTTCTCGGAATGGCTTCGTTCAGTTCTGTACGTGGATGTGTTTGTGTCTCCGTTTGAGCGGCGCGGATGATTACGTCTTGGACGACAAAGTTGGGTTGGGAAGGCGATTCGATGGGATTGGTGGTTTAAGCGGCGGCGGA GCGACAACTAGGCTGCTGGTCAACTACGCCGAACCGTACCGGAGCCAAATATTGGATTACCTATTCAAG CCAAATTTCGGTGCCTCCTTAGACATCATCAAAGTCGAAATTGGAGGCGATGCTCAGACCACTG ATGGAACGGAGCCTTCGCACATGCATAACGAAAATGACGAAAACTATTTCCGGGGTTATGAGTGGTGGCTCATGAAAGAAGCGAAGAACCGCAACCCCAACATCACTCTAGTTG GATTGCCCTGGGCATTCCCTGGTTGGGTTGGGCATGGAACCAACTGGCCTTATGACTATCCAGACATCACTGCCTACTATGTTGTTTCCTGGATTATTGGGGCAAAACAGTACCATGACTTGGACATTGATTATATAGGG ATATGGAATGAAAGAAAGTTTAACAGCAATTACATTAAG CTTCTGCGTTACACCCTGGAtaaaagtggtttggaaaacgtTAAAATCGTGGCCAATGATAACTTGTGGCAGCCCATATCTACGACCGTGCTTCTCGATCAAGAACTCTCCAAAGCGGTTGAAGTCTTGGG GGCCCACTATCCGGGCACCATCACTGTCAAGGAGGCCCTATTGACAGGGAAGCCCCTGTGGGCCTCGGAGGACTACAGCACCTTCAATGACGACATTGGCGGCGGATGCTGGGCCCGTATCCTCAACCAGAACTACATCAATGGCAAGATGACAGC CACCATTTCCTGGAATCTGATCGCCAGTTACTATGAAGACCTGTCGTTTGGccgtgatggactgatgacCGCTGAGGAGCCATGGAGCGGAAACTATGTGGTGGAGTCTCCTATATGGATAACGG CGCACACAACTCAGTTCACCGATCCGGGATGGATGTACCTGCAGACGGTCGGGCATTTGGCGCAAGGGGGGAGTTACGTGGCGCTGACAGACGGACAGGGGAATCTCACCATCGTCATCGAAACTATG TCTCACAATCACTCTCAGTGCATAAGACCCCCACTTCCAGCTTTCAATGTTTCCGCCCAGACTGCCCGCTTCCAGTTGAAAGGATCCTTT gggtCTGTAACATCACTGCAAGTGTGGCACTCCAAATTTGATTTCAGCACTCAAAATTCCACATTCTTTAAGAAACTTGAACCCACCCAG CTTGTGAATGGCTCCTTCACCCTGGACCTGGATGTGGATGAGGTGTACACACTAACCACCATCACTACAGGCCAGAAAGGGGTCtatcctcctccacctcccacTGCCCCCTTTCCTAAAGTGTACAAGGATGACTTCAAAGTCC GTAATCCTCCCTTCAGTGAGGCGCCGAACTTTGCTGACCAGACCGGTGTGTTTGAGTACTTCATCAACCTGACGGACCCAGGGCCACATGTGTTCACATTGCGTCAGGTGGTCACCCAGCGCCCTGTCACCTGGGCCTCGGATGCCGACCAGACCATCAGCGTGATTGGTGACCACAGCTG gcAAAACTTGACAGTAACGTGTGACATCTTCATCGAAACTGTCAAGACAGGGGGGGTGTTCATCGCCGCTCGGGTGGATCAGGGGGGAGAGGCTGTCAGAAACACCAAGGGGGTATTTTTCTGGGTGTTTGCGGATGGCACCTATAAAGTCACCAATGACATAG CTGGAAAAAGTGTGCTTGCTGAAGGACAGTCTGGAACACAAGCTGGGGTTTGGCACACGCTAAGCCTCACAGTCAAG GGTGACTTTGCTTCGGGAATGCTGAATGGATACCCACTGTGGAAGTCGGCCGTGGTGCTACAGCCCAAGAACGGATGGGCGGCCATCGGCACCAGCACGTTCGAACTCGCTCAGTTCGATAACTTTGAGATTCAGGCAGAGTGA
- the LOC125714554 gene encoding galactocerebrosidase-like isoform X2, producing MFASRNGFVQFCTWMCLCLRLSGADDYVLDDKVGLGRRFDGIGGLSGGGATTRLLVNYAEPYRSQILDYLFKPNFGASLDIIKVEIGGDAQTTDGTEPSHMHNENDENYFRGYEWWLMKEAKNRNPNITLVGLPWAFPGWVGHGTNWPYDYPDITAYYVVSWIIGAKQYHDLDIDYIGIWNERKFNSNYIKVLRDTLDKVGLTHIGIIAADDNWDISVAMITDSYLNDAVEVIGAHYPGTITVKEALLTGKPLWASEDYSTFNDDIGGGCWARILNQNYINGKMTATISWNLIASYYEDLSFGRDGLMTAEEPWSGNYVVESPIWITAHTTQFTDPGWMYLQTVGHLAQGGSYVALTDGQGNLTIVIETMSHNHSQCIRPPLPAFNVSAQTARFQLKGSFGSVTSLQVWHSKFDFSTQNSTFFKKLEPTQLVNGSFTLDLDVDEVYTLTTITTGQKGVYPPPPPTAPFPKVYKDDFKVRNPPFSEAPNFADQTGVFEYFINLTDPGPHVFTLRQVVTQRPVTWASDADQTISVIGDHSWQNLTVTCDIFIETVKTGGVFIAARVDQGGEAVRNTKGVFFWVFADGTYKVTNDIAGKSVLAEGQSGTQAGVWHTLSLTVKGDFASGMLNGYPLWKSAVVLQPKNGWAAIGTSTFELAQFDNFEIQAE from the exons ATGTTTGCTTCTCGGAATGGCTTCGTTCAGTTCTGTACGTGGATGTGTTTGTGTCTCCGTTTGAGCGGCGCGGATGATTACGTCTTGGACGACAAAGTTGGGTTGGGAAGGCGATTCGATGGGATTGGTGGTTTAAGCGGCGGCGGA GCGACAACTAGGCTGCTGGTCAACTACGCCGAACCGTACCGGAGCCAAATATTGGATTACCTATTCAAG CCAAATTTCGGTGCCTCCTTAGACATCATCAAAGTCGAAATTGGAGGCGATGCTCAGACCACTG ATGGAACGGAGCCTTCGCACATGCATAACGAAAATGACGAAAACTATTTCCGGGGTTATGAGTGGTGGCTCATGAAAGAAGCGAAGAACCGCAACCCCAACATCACTCTAGTTG GATTGCCCTGGGCATTCCCTGGTTGGGTTGGGCATGGAACCAACTGGCCTTATGACTATCCAGACATCACTGCCTACTATGTTGTTTCCTGGATTATTGGGGCAAAACAGTACCATGACTTGGACATTGATTATATAGGG ATATGGAATGAAAGAAAGTTTAACAGCAATTACATTAAG GTCCTCCGTGACACGTTGGATAAGGTTGGCTTAACTCACATTGGCATCATCGCTGCCGATGACAACTGGGACATCTCCGTTGCCATGATAACCGACTCGTATCTCAACGATGCGGTCGAGGTGATAGG GGCCCACTATCCGGGCACCATCACTGTCAAGGAGGCCCTATTGACAGGGAAGCCCCTGTGGGCCTCGGAGGACTACAGCACCTTCAATGACGACATTGGCGGCGGATGCTGGGCCCGTATCCTCAACCAGAACTACATCAATGGCAAGATGACAGC CACCATTTCCTGGAATCTGATCGCCAGTTACTATGAAGACCTGTCGTTTGGccgtgatggactgatgacCGCTGAGGAGCCATGGAGCGGAAACTATGTGGTGGAGTCTCCTATATGGATAACGG CGCACACAACTCAGTTCACCGATCCGGGATGGATGTACCTGCAGACGGTCGGGCATTTGGCGCAAGGGGGGAGTTACGTGGCGCTGACAGACGGACAGGGGAATCTCACCATCGTCATCGAAACTATG TCTCACAATCACTCTCAGTGCATAAGACCCCCACTTCCAGCTTTCAATGTTTCCGCCCAGACTGCCCGCTTCCAGTTGAAAGGATCCTTT gggtCTGTAACATCACTGCAAGTGTGGCACTCCAAATTTGATTTCAGCACTCAAAATTCCACATTCTTTAAGAAACTTGAACCCACCCAG CTTGTGAATGGCTCCTTCACCCTGGACCTGGATGTGGATGAGGTGTACACACTAACCACCATCACTACAGGCCAGAAAGGGGTCtatcctcctccacctcccacTGCCCCCTTTCCTAAAGTGTACAAGGATGACTTCAAAGTCC GTAATCCTCCCTTCAGTGAGGCGCCGAACTTTGCTGACCAGACCGGTGTGTTTGAGTACTTCATCAACCTGACGGACCCAGGGCCACATGTGTTCACATTGCGTCAGGTGGTCACCCAGCGCCCTGTCACCTGGGCCTCGGATGCCGACCAGACCATCAGCGTGATTGGTGACCACAGCTG gcAAAACTTGACAGTAACGTGTGACATCTTCATCGAAACTGTCAAGACAGGGGGGGTGTTCATCGCCGCTCGGGTGGATCAGGGGGGAGAGGCTGTCAGAAACACCAAGGGGGTATTTTTCTGGGTGTTTGCGGATGGCACCTATAAAGTCACCAATGACATAG CTGGAAAAAGTGTGCTTGCTGAAGGACAGTCTGGAACACAAGCTGGGGTTTGGCACACGCTAAGCCTCACAGTCAAG GGTGACTTTGCTTCGGGAATGCTGAATGGATACCCACTGTGGAAGTCGGCCGTGGTGCTACAGCCCAAGAACGGATGGGCGGCCATCGGCACCAGCACGTTCGAACTCGCTCAGTTCGATAACTTTGAGATTCAGGCAGAGTGA